ATGTGGGCTACAATCTGAAAATGTGTTATAactgaatataatttatgattttatgggAATCATATCTAGCAGGCGAATGAGATCTGAGCTAATAGaacataatttcataaaattttataataatggacATTTCTTCAAAAATGACATTTTCcatttattatagaataatttcgTTCTGcatttatgaatacaaatactaatgataaataatatcctACCTTGTATCCCGCATCTTTAGCCAAGTTGAAGTTCTCACACACCGCTTTGACAGTGTGCCCCCTGTTTGTGTCTCTGGCAATATCTTCATACACAGACTGTACTCCGATTTCCAACCTACAAGTTAATCATAGTATGTAACTTGCCccaaataatattctaaacattactttttagacagcataaaaaaaatatcatatttataaaacattatttttcttaaaaaaatacaattcaacATACTGCTATGCTGCcatgctaagcgcaaaagcagCCTGGGAGACCTTTTTTAAGATAATccaagttttgtaaatatagttttatagttttgtatgtaaaactgagatagagaaactccaTTAAGGTTTTTTTGAACAAGTATTAAACAAGATaccattatttaggtaagttcattggatgggtattactttaagctatctgacaacataaaaatctagttttttattttttctgagaGACTGCTTTTGAGGTTAACACAGCAGTACGAGTTTCTGTCAATAACTTGAAACCTATATGATATTGCCTGTTAATAAGAATTAAAGTCACAAAGcagatttatatttacatacctAGTGCAACCATAGTTAAGCATGTCACTCATGTGCCTCTGCAGACAGTAGTCAGGTCTAGTCTCTATTGTGATGCCGATACACTTCGTCTTGGCCTTTTCCGAGTATTTCACTGCCTCAGCTACACATGTTGATGTGTGACCCGAGAGGGCGTCATGAAGATTcctaaaagataattaaatacttataactgACACAGTTAAGTTGTAacattataaacacacgtttataatgttacaacttacaaaaaatcataataatattgtttattatatagaaggatttaccaaataatattgattattcatttacaaagtaattatattatttaaaactgatAATTCCAAGATCAGAAACAACTCTGAGACCCTCAATGGTTGACAGCACTTTACTTGTTGGCAAtagaatcaattaaaaaatttatatacagATGTCACTTTGTATgttttagttcattattttaaaacataatcatTGCCTACCTGATAAAATAGTCCCTATAATCTTCCGGCAAGCTCATGAAAGTGCCTCCCATCACAATAAACTCGACCTTATCGACGCTGTGGCCGAGCTGTTTCAACTGTTCCACTCTATGCCGAGTCTGCAGATACGGGTTATATCTCGCACGAATAGCTCTCATCGACGTAGGCTCGTAGCCCGTGTAGCTTTGCGTCGAGTATTCGAAATCTGAATCCGGACCACCGGGACAATACACGCATATATTCCCAGTAAAATTAATGTGGGGGCAACGATGAGGTTTGCACATCACGGCAACCACTGCTATACCGGACGCGGTACGAATCGGCTTCGCTTTCAGCTTCGGTAAGAGTATTTTCTTCGCGTCCGCCGGGACTGCTGCTATGATATCAACGAGCCGCGGTGATGTACCAAGCCCGTACTTCGACGATATCCGAGTTTTCATCTTGTTGAGGTTAACATCTTTGCCTTGACGATGTGCGATTAATAACTCTTGTATAATTTCCGATATCACTATGACCATCTTCTCCTCTTTGGAGAGGTTTGGTAACGGTTTCTTTTTAGTCATTTTGGTGTTGTTTCCTTtcaattttcacaaaatattgcACTTAGAATTTTAGGGCGACAATCTGCGCGATTTACGCGTGTTGACATGCTGTCAAAGGAAATGTCAAACTTCAAAGACAGCTGTCAAATTGATTTTTACAATAAGTACGATGAAACATGGTCTTTTgagtatgcaaaaatatttataaaaaattatattgaagtaACGCGATAATTCCCCGTCGCGTCgtaaacaaatatatcaaaCTAATATCAATGTTTTGCCTTTATagttatcatttttataaaaccgtTACTTTAGACTATTTTtcgttattattgtattataactgCAGTGaaaatcgtaaataaaaaaatattttaagtttttttaatcacTTACTTGACCACATTCACTGGTGCCCATTCTGTGCTCTGTCTTCTTCGGTAGTTAGAAGAGAAGTCACAAAGTGCAGAATTAGTGAGTTTCTTGGATGAGTCGCCAAAGCGTTGGAACCCGTATGGAACATGACCAGCAAAACCTGCGGAAAACGTTAGTTTTTGCGATAATAACTATCCCTTAGATGTTGTACGCCAAGCTTCCCACGGAATTTAGCTCTTACTAGTTAATTTAGACACATAGAGTATATGAATCCAACGAGTAGATGATTAAGTAACGTTAATTCATTTCTATTTcttaaatgtatgaaatattagTAGGCATTCCAACTTAATTATTTGACCTTTATACACATTATGTTAACTTACGCACTGACTGGGAAGGATTAAATCCCCATATTTGATTTCTTACAAACGATGAATGAATTTTAGCATACGACATCTATACAAACAGATTTTTTATCACTcgttttgattaatattttaccatggAACAAGTTCGATCATTTAGTTCATTACAACGCACTGGGGACTtgggttttataaaatattaagataatagcaaaataaacagaaaatccAAAACGTAAGTATGTAcctaaatgtcaaaataattgaTTGACTAACAATAAAAAGTTACACTGAATAAAAAGTTCcgttaaaatatctttacagTACACAAATTAGAGGTAGAAGTAGGTACACcgtacacaataaataaaagaacaacTCCTTTGGTACCTTTCTTGATAAATTTATCAGGATTATCGTTTTCCATGAAGTAAGGGCTAACGGAGTGTGATGCAGGCGACAACTTCGGCTCGTCCATTGGGAGATCCCTCAGTATGCCCGCACATTCCGGTCTTACCACAAGCAGGGGCAACTTGAATTCCGCAGTTGCAGACTGGacgtaataaaatcattattagcATCAAGATTCAACTTTCAATCACATCTCTCCAAAATTACGGTACTCCAATCACAGCCGCAATTATTCGTTCATAAAATTTCTTTCGTCGCCAACCTTCTTTCTTCATCCATCTCCATTCATTAATCCTTTCGTTTCCATTTTTGCGCTTGACTTACTAATTGATCAACACTATCAGTTTCCCAAAAAAATCACTCAATTCTTTTTACCAAAGCCATTACTATGCAAATCATATGATTTGTACTTCCTCTTCTTTTTACTTCTCTTCGTTAGAGGTTATGAGCCTTGCTACGCAGCAGCATAATCAATATTGCTGTTAATccttgtttatatttacaagTAGCTGGTATGAGAGCGAGTGACTTCGACCTTCGACGGTTACTTACAAATCGATCCACCAGATCCCAGGGTTGTCCCTTCCCTGCCTGGAGATCCACCACCCTCTCCAGCTGATGTCTGGCTGCCCGCTGGTTAAGCTGCAATCTCTGGAACTCTGACAAGGCCTCTGTCGCGGCGACCGTGTACCGCTGACCGTATTGCGCGTTTAGACGTGGTAGAAAACCTGCGTTTTGGTCGATTATGACTATTGGAGATGGCAGTATTTTGATGATATTATGACGAGACTAGTATTAttagtaagtataaaataataaaagttgatttattgtaatttaaaaatagtgttGCACGAGATATCTAACATTAATGCTGAAGAAACAATTTGTAGTGAGATGTTGGTATCTATCATggtaaaagaataaaaataagagttatAATAAACTAGTAGGTATACATTAGCCAAAACGCAATCAAAATACGCATTGTTATAACATCACCGCGCAAAACAAACGCGGTGCCAATGAACCTACATCTTACAAAGTATACGCATTATGCAATAAGGAAATAGAATCAGTGGGGTCCAATTAACAAGGcacacaaataaattgtaaaatatccGGTGTCCCGTTGGTTTGCGCAAGCGCCCAAGTGCGAGCCATCTGATATCTGGACATAACTAGAGCAGATAAAGGACAAGTACCGTTTTATTGTAAGATACGCGGGTAACCACACTATTTGAGAGTCGCGGACATCTGTTCAACTCATTCTGTCTCACGGCAAACTGACAAGTTTGAATGAGCTTGATCGAAGCCAACTAA
The sequence above is drawn from the Manduca sexta isolate Smith_Timp_Sample1 chromosome 28, JHU_Msex_v1.0, whole genome shotgun sequence genome and encodes:
- the LOC115443330 gene encoding elongator complex protein 3 — its product is MTKKKPLPNLSKEEKMVIVISEIIQELLIAHRQGKDVNLNKMKTRISSKYGLGTSPRLVDIIAAVPADAKKILLPKLKAKPIRTASGIAVVAVMCKPHRCPHINFTGNICVYCPGGPDSDFEYSTQSYTGYEPTSMRAIRARYNPYLQTRHRVEQLKQLGHSVDKVEFIVMGGTFMSLPEDYRDYFIRNLHDALSGHTSTCVAEAVKYSEKAKTKCIGITIETRPDYCLQRHMSDMLNYGCTRLEIGVQSVYEDIARDTNRGHTVKAVCENFNLAKDAGYKIVAHMMPDLPNVDFERDVEQFIEFFENPAFRADGLKIYPTLVIRGTGLYELWKTGRYRSYPPSTLVDLIAKILALVPPWTRVYRVQRDIPMPLVSSGVEHGNLRELALARMADLGTDCRDVRTREVGIQEIHNRVRPYEVELIRRDYVANGGWETFLAYEDPDQDILVGLLRLRKCASDTYRPELKPGPNANFKQCSIVRELHVYGSVVPVNARDPTKFQHQGFGMLLMEEAERIAKEEHGSDKIAVISGVGTRNYYAKIGYVLEGPYMVKML
- the LOC115443332 gene encoding UPF0605 protein GA14893 isoform X3, which codes for MALDLVSIAQPHYIPGYTGHCPEYKYRIGDTYGSTTHKILLDPSVQHSERLVLSDRTADDFQIFRPPQTDIDVVNARFRNGDPVYKHPMIPGYEGFLPRLNAQYGQRYTVAATEALSEFQRLQLNQRAARHQLERVVDLQAGKGQPWDLVDRFSATAEFKLPLLVVRPECAGILRDLPMDEPKLSPASHSVSPYFMENDNPDKFIKKGFAGHVPYGFQRFGDSSKKLTNSALCDFSSNYRRRQSTEWAPVNVVNMSTRVNRADCRPKILSAIFCEN
- the LOC115443332 gene encoding UPF0605 protein GA14893 isoform X1, with product MALDLVSIAQPHYIPGYTGHCPEYKYRIGDTYGSTTHKILLDPSVQHSERLVLSDRTADDFQIFRPPQTDIDVVNARFRNGDPVYKHPMIPGYEGFLPRLNAQYGQRYTVAATEALSEFQRLQLNQRAARHQLERVVDLQAGKGQPWDLVDRFSATAEFKLPLLVVRPECAGILRDLPMDEPKLSPASHSVSPYFMENDNPDKFIKKGFAGHVPYGFQRFGDSSKKLTNSALCDFSSNYRRRQSTEWAPVNVVKPDPPMSINPTEIYHKHVGMLPNYAGHVPGCMFRFGKTYGNDTRDAKRWLRGDFTS
- the LOC115443332 gene encoding UPF0605 protein GA14893 isoform X2, with amino-acid sequence MAFLYTGHCPEYKYRIGDTYGSTTHKILLDPSVQHSERLVLSDRTADDFQIFRPPQTDIDVVNARFRNGDPVYKHPMIPGYEGFLPRLNAQYGQRYTVAATEALSEFQRLQLNQRAARHQLERVVDLQAGKGQPWDLVDRFSATAEFKLPLLVVRPECAGILRDLPMDEPKLSPASHSVSPYFMENDNPDKFIKKGFAGHVPYGFQRFGDSSKKLTNSALCDFSSNYRRRQSTEWAPVNVVKPDPPMSINPTEIYHKHVGMLPNYAGHVPGCMFRFGKTYGNDTRDAKRWLRGDFTS